From Paenibacillus graminis, a single genomic window includes:
- a CDS encoding putative bifunctional diguanylate cyclase/phosphodiesterase: MLYLELLNMDWLQLALALLANLAACTLIVFGTVPFRTHAQGLQRPFTRMKMILLGTATFSASHILIPLSINLPPAPKYYILHLLFTMAGCWAATYFGTWYSSMPRSYTGRYFSISLAIAGTILVFDYLNIIFLFRNYVVWKPALILMTAASALSLCLAILRVLVISNRNREYHLHSKATVPGVVLCAAGLLLIPLLCAFSVLPFGSPAPGSYLHLIPYILSLFISSGLYIIPDAYRDTRQERQNRRIIETEQHYMSLFEYNPDSVLAFDAQGIVTGLNRQAEQLARQFGLELVGRHFSDLFEGEYHALAQRHYRHVLRGKSSTIELELRNPAGDMLTFWLTSLPIVVEAVPVGIYSIIKDITKNKKDQETIRHLAYHDELTGVANRRSFHNLLLEHTEHNGIPAYPFTLFFIDLDRFKRINDLFGHAFGDKVIQQAAGKLKRCLPSSCSIARMGGDEFTVLVPHLRSRAETESLAASIVEEFSHPFEVGNHSVKLSVSVGIARFPEDGLDADSLVKHADTAMYSAKENGSSQYQFYDAERDQTSLERIILENDLEQSLDNDQIRLFYQPKIDIRSGEIVGLEALVRWQHPVLGMIPPLEFIPLAEKSGFIIPLEQWVLRTACTQVKTWEREGRQVVPVAVNVSQIHLMKPDIFQSIMSTIHELDFDTQLLELEITESAMMHNEEHVISILNDLRRAGISVSMDDFGTGYSSLSYLQSLPIGCLKIDRSFVRKITTDTDSRAIAEMIISMAKQLGLTIVAEGVETEEQVALLKEIQCYNAQGFYYSKPVSADEITGIYL, translated from the coding sequence ATGTTATACTTAGAACTCCTGAATATGGACTGGCTGCAGCTGGCTCTGGCCCTGTTGGCAAACTTGGCGGCCTGCACTCTCATTGTTTTCGGAACGGTTCCCTTCCGCACTCATGCCCAAGGCCTGCAGAGGCCCTTCACCCGGATGAAAATGATACTGCTGGGAACCGCCACCTTCAGCGCTTCCCATATTCTGATTCCTTTATCTATTAATCTGCCCCCGGCTCCGAAATATTACATACTGCATCTCCTGTTCACCATGGCCGGCTGCTGGGCTGCCACTTACTTCGGCACCTGGTATTCCAGCATGCCCCGAAGCTATACAGGCCGCTACTTCAGCATCAGCCTGGCCATTGCCGGCACCATTTTGGTGTTCGATTACCTGAATATCATCTTTCTGTTCCGTAATTATGTGGTCTGGAAGCCCGCCCTCATCCTCATGACGGCGGCTTCCGCGCTCAGCCTGTGTCTGGCCATCCTTCGTGTCCTGGTAATCTCGAACCGCAACCGTGAGTATCACCTTCATTCCAAGGCTACGGTTCCCGGCGTTGTCCTCTGTGCAGCAGGGCTGCTGTTAATTCCGCTGCTCTGCGCCTTCTCGGTACTTCCGTTCGGGAGCCCGGCTCCGGGAAGCTATCTGCACCTGATTCCCTACATTCTATCGCTGTTTATTAGCAGTGGCTTGTATATCATTCCGGATGCCTACAGAGACACCCGGCAGGAGCGCCAGAACCGCAGAATCATAGAGACAGAACAGCACTATATGTCGCTGTTTGAATACAACCCGGACAGTGTGCTGGCATTCGATGCCCAGGGGATCGTCACCGGGCTGAACCGCCAGGCCGAACAACTCGCCCGGCAGTTCGGCCTGGAGCTGGTCGGAAGGCATTTCTCGGATCTTTTTGAGGGGGAATACCATGCACTGGCCCAGCGCCATTACCGGCATGTTCTCCGCGGCAAGTCCAGCACCATCGAGCTGGAGCTGAGAAATCCCGCTGGCGATATGCTGACCTTCTGGCTCACCTCGCTGCCGATTGTGGTTGAAGCTGTGCCGGTAGGCATATACAGTATCATCAAAGACATTACCAAGAATAAAAAGGACCAGGAAACCATTCGCCATCTAGCTTATCATGATGAACTGACCGGGGTTGCGAACCGCCGCTCCTTCCACAATCTGCTGCTGGAACATACGGAGCATAACGGCATTCCCGCTTATCCTTTCACCCTGTTCTTCATTGACCTGGACCGCTTCAAGCGGATTAATGATCTATTTGGCCATGCCTTCGGCGACAAGGTCATCCAGCAGGCGGCCGGCAAGCTGAAGCGCTGTCTCCCCTCCTCCTGCAGCATCGCACGGATGGGCGGGGATGAATTCACAGTGCTGGTACCCCATTTGCGCTCACGGGCAGAGACGGAATCCCTCGCCGCCAGCATCGTGGAAGAATTTTCACATCCCTTTGAGGTAGGCAACCATTCGGTCAAACTGTCTGTTTCGGTAGGAATTGCCCGCTTTCCGGAGGATGGACTGGATGCCGACTCTCTGGTGAAGCACGCCGATACCGCGATGTACAGCGCCAAGGAGAACGGCAGTTCCCAGTACCAGTTCTATGATGCGGAACGCGATCAGACCAGTCTGGAGCGGATTATTCTGGAGAATGATCTGGAGCAGTCGCTGGACAATGACCAGATCAGGCTGTTCTACCAGCCCAAAATCGATATCCGCAGCGGTGAAATCGTTGGTCTTGAAGCGCTGGTGCGCTGGCAGCATCCGGTTCTGGGCATGATTCCTCCCCTGGAGTTCATTCCGCTGGCGGAGAAATCGGGATTCATTATTCCACTGGAGCAGTGGGTGCTCCGAACGGCTTGTACCCAGGTAAAAACCTGGGAACGGGAGGGCCGCCAGGTCGTTCCCGTGGCCGTGAATGTCTCGCAGATCCATCTGATGAAACCGGACATTTTCCAATCGATTATGAGTACAATCCATGAACTGGATTTCGATACCCAGCTGCTGGAGCTGGAGATCACAGAGAGTGCGATGATGCACAACGAAGAACATGTAATCAGCATCCTGAATGATCTCCGGAGAGCCGGAATTTCCGTATCCATGGATGACTTTGGGACAGGCTACAGCTCACTTAGCTATTTGCAGAGTCTTCCTATCGGCTGCCTGAAGATTGACCGGTCCTTTGTCCGCAAAATCACTACAGACACCGACAGCCGGGCTATTGCCGAGATGATTATCTCAATGGCCAAGCAGCTTGGGCTGACCATCGTCGCTGAAGGCGTGGAGACGGAAGAACAGGTTGCGCTGCTCAAGGAAATTCAGTGCTACAATGCTCAAGGCTTCTACTACAGCAAGCCGGTAAGCGCGGACGAGATCACCGGCATATATTTGTAG
- a CDS encoding NAD(P)H oxidoreductase yields MKVLSVVSHPRQDSLTFGVAGRFVQGLADAGHDYEILDLHRIGFDPVLQGADEPDLSVAEQSFSPEVEMEIRRMKEHDALAFIFPLWWLHLPAMLKGYIDRVWNNGFAYGSNHLHHQHVLWVALAGVSKDEMKKRNYDEMITHLLNVGIADYCGVSNSKVEFLYETLDSHPGHYEMLLNQAYHLGLNYAKDH; encoded by the coding sequence ATGAAAGTATTAAGCGTTGTTTCACACCCGAGACAAGATTCCTTGACCTTTGGGGTGGCCGGCCGTTTCGTACAAGGTCTTGCCGATGCCGGCCACGACTACGAGATATTGGATTTGCACAGGATTGGTTTTGATCCTGTTTTACAAGGAGCAGATGAACCTGATTTGTCAGTTGCGGAGCAATCCTTTTCCCCTGAAGTGGAAATGGAAATAAGACGGATGAAGGAGCATGATGCTTTGGCATTTATTTTTCCGCTTTGGTGGTTGCATTTGCCGGCTATGTTAAAGGGGTATATTGACCGTGTATGGAACAATGGGTTTGCGTACGGCTCGAATCACCTTCATCATCAGCATGTCTTGTGGGTTGCTTTGGCCGGCGTTTCGAAGGATGAGATGAAAAAGCGTAACTATGATGAAATGATTACTCATCTGCTGAATGTGGGAATTGCAGATTATTGCGGTGTTTCCAATTCCAAGGTTGAATTCTTATATGAGACCCTGGATTCACATCCCGGTCATTACGAAATGCTGTTGAACCAAGCCTATCACTTAGGTTTGAATTACGCCAAGGATCATTAA
- a CDS encoding MFS transporter, with product MFKFRSHNEESTEQTIDKHALIFGLISVFLCGIGFSIIAPVVPFLVKPYTSSPGEQAIVVTLLTSVYALCVFFAAPVLGALSDKYGRRPLLLICLLGSASGYLVFGIGGALWVLFAGRIIEGITGGSISTIFAYFADVIPPGQRTKYFGWVSAVVGVGTVIGPTLGGLLAKFGYAVPMYFGAIITLLNVVYGFFFMRESLDKNHRLKEIAFVRLNPFTQLANLLSMKNLQRLLVSAFLLWIPNGSLQAVFSQFTMDTFSWKPALIGLMFSIMGFQDIISQGFIMPKLLKKLGDKQIAVLGMAAEIIGYSLIALSALFSFYPLFIAGMFIFGFGDSIFGPSFNGMLSKSADSSEQGRIQGGSQSIQALARMIGPIIGGQIYVSLGHAAPAFMGMIFIAAAIPVLYKRTYVN from the coding sequence ATGTTCAAATTTAGATCACACAATGAAGAGAGCACAGAACAGACCATAGATAAACACGCTTTAATATTCGGTCTTATCTCTGTGTTTCTTTGCGGAATAGGCTTCAGTATCATAGCACCTGTCGTCCCGTTCTTAGTGAAGCCTTATACAAGCAGTCCGGGTGAACAAGCTATAGTTGTTACGCTGCTGACCTCTGTTTATGCACTCTGCGTGTTTTTTGCGGCCCCCGTACTTGGAGCTTTGAGCGACAAATATGGCCGTCGTCCATTGCTCTTGATATGCCTTTTGGGTTCCGCAAGCGGGTACTTGGTTTTTGGCATAGGAGGAGCTTTATGGGTACTATTTGCCGGGCGCATAATCGAAGGTATAACAGGCGGGAGTATAAGTACCATCTTCGCCTATTTTGCAGACGTCATCCCTCCCGGACAGAGAACCAAATACTTTGGCTGGGTGAGTGCGGTTGTAGGTGTAGGCACCGTCATTGGCCCCACCCTGGGCGGATTACTTGCGAAGTTTGGTTATGCTGTACCTATGTATTTTGGAGCAATAATCACTTTATTGAATGTTGTTTATGGATTCTTTTTTATGCGTGAGAGCCTTGACAAGAATCATAGACTGAAGGAGATTGCCTTTGTAAGACTGAATCCATTTACACAGCTTGCAAACTTACTTTCTATGAAAAACTTACAAAGGCTGCTTGTCTCAGCGTTCCTACTTTGGATACCTAACGGATCCTTACAGGCCGTTTTTTCACAATTTACAATGGATACTTTCAGTTGGAAGCCTGCACTAATCGGACTGATGTTTTCAATTATGGGCTTCCAAGACATCATCTCACAAGGTTTCATCATGCCAAAGCTTTTGAAAAAACTTGGTGATAAACAAATAGCGGTTCTTGGAATGGCTGCGGAGATTATAGGCTACAGTCTTATTGCCTTATCTGCTTTGTTCTCCTTCTATCCTCTTTTTATCGCTGGAATGTTTATTTTTGGTTTTGGTGATTCAATCTTTGGGCCTTCATTCAACGGGATGCTCTCCAAGTCTGCCGATTCCAGTGAACAAGGAAGGATTCAAGGAGGCAGCCAATCTATTCAGGCCTTAGCAAGAATGATCGGGCCTATCATTGGAGGTCAAATCTATGTTTCACTTGGTCATGCCGCACCCGCTTTTATGGGTATGATCTTCATAGCAGCGGCAATACCAGTGTTATATAAGAGAACATATGTAAATTAG